A single Leptolyngbya sp. FACHB-261 DNA region contains:
- the gmk gene encoding guanylate kinase, which translates to MAPRLAASSAPGKLIVLTGPSGVGKGTLLKALRQKHPDLFVSISATTRAPRPGEVHAQHYYFLSREQFAEWVEQGEFLEWAEYAGNCYGTPRQPVLERVERGEKVVLEIELEGARQVAKSYPQALRIFVLPPSWEELERRLRSRGQDSDIAIARRLARSREELRAAAEFDVQLVNQELESALQQLEDIVFATPLLLSSHS; encoded by the coding sequence TTGGCACCACGTTTGGCAGCAAGTTCGGCACCAGGCAAACTCATCGTTCTCACAGGCCCTAGTGGCGTTGGCAAAGGGACCCTTCTCAAAGCCCTGCGCCAAAAACACCCAGACCTCTTTGTTTCCATCTCTGCCACCACTCGCGCCCCTCGTCCTGGCGAAGTTCACGCCCAACACTACTACTTCCTCAGTCGAGAGCAGTTTGCCGAGTGGGTCGAGCAAGGCGAGTTTCTAGAGTGGGCGGAGTATGCGGGCAACTGCTATGGCACGCCTCGACAGCCGGTGTTGGAGCGGGTGGAGCGAGGCGAGAAGGTGGTGCTAGAGATCGAGCTAGAGGGAGCGCGGCAGGTGGCCAAGAGCTACCCACAAGCGTTGCGCATCTTCGTGCTGCCACCGTCTTGGGAAGAACTGGAACGCCGTCTGCGCTCTCGCGGTCAAGACTCTGACATCGCGATTGCCCGACGGCTTGCCCGGTCGCGAGAGGAGTTGCGTGCTGCAGCTGAGTTTGATGTGCAGTTAGTGAATCAAGAGCTTGAGAGCGCCCTTCAGCAACTAGAGGACATTGTCTTTGCCACGCCTCTGTTGTTGTCCTCCCATAGCTAA
- a CDS encoding NFACT family protein, whose translation MQAVDFTTLVAAVEELRQLWLPARLEQVYQLDRTTLALGLRTLQNRGWLTLSWHPQFARLHLGDPPPRTPDTFTFSEQLRHALNGLALVSLELAAPWERVLDLQFARRPGDSVICHLYAEIMGKYSNLVLVDAQGLVVSVAHQVSEKQSSVRPVLTGRPYELPPALTATMPSLNESFERWQERVALVPGPLKRNLLQPYRGLSSPLVLSLIREARCQPETSTADLSSEQWQNLFAAWRDWLTALETRKFTPGLTATGYTVLGWQLRGPTPDVQTLLNSYYQHEVATQTLTQRRAQVLQVLGNRLSKLQTKAQTFHDRLGQSDRADEIKTQADLLMAHLQEWQPGLTQIVLQDFETGEPIAIPLDPERNAVQNAQLLYKRHQKARRAREAVEPLLAQVDEEIQYLEQVEAAVQQLGTEKADRLALDEVREELIQQNYLEDPDYRPAKGTPSSTAEFHHYRTPSNLEILVGRNNRQNDLLTFKIATDYDLWFHAQEIPGSHVLLRLEPGQVPDEADLKAAADVAAYHSRARQSEQVPVVYVHPSDVLRLKGFRPGMITYRSQTVIWGQPNRVKSQET comes from the coding sequence TTGCAAGCCGTCGATTTCACTACATTGGTTGCCGCTGTCGAAGAACTGCGTCAGCTTTGGCTACCCGCCCGGCTTGAGCAGGTCTATCAGCTAGATCGCACCACCTTGGCGTTAGGCTTGCGCACCTTGCAGAACCGAGGTTGGCTGACCCTATCCTGGCATCCTCAATTTGCGCGGCTACACTTGGGCGATCCACCGCCGCGTACCCCCGACACCTTTACCTTTAGCGAGCAGTTGCGCCATGCTCTCAATGGTTTAGCGCTGGTATCTCTGGAACTAGCAGCTCCCTGGGAGCGCGTCTTGGACTTACAATTTGCCCGTCGGCCTGGGGACTCGGTGATTTGCCATCTCTACGCCGAAATCATGGGTAAGTACAGCAATCTAGTGCTGGTCGATGCTCAGGGTCTGGTGGTCAGCGTGGCCCATCAGGTGAGCGAGAAGCAGTCAAGCGTTCGGCCCGTGCTAACTGGGCGTCCCTACGAACTGCCGCCGGCGCTCACAGCTACCATGCCCAGCCTCAACGAGTCTTTTGAGCGCTGGCAGGAGCGTGTGGCTTTAGTGCCAGGGCCGCTCAAGCGCAACTTGCTGCAACCTTACCGAGGTTTGAGCTCGCCTTTGGTGTTGTCGCTGATCCGTGAGGCCAGGTGCCAACCGGAAACTTCAACGGCTGACCTGAGCTCCGAGCAGTGGCAGAATCTGTTTGCTGCCTGGCGCGATTGGCTAACCGCTCTAGAAACCCGCAAGTTTACGCCCGGTTTAACAGCAACGGGCTACACCGTCTTGGGCTGGCAGTTGCGCGGCCCGACTCCCGATGTCCAGACCCTGCTAAATAGCTACTATCAGCATGAAGTCGCGACTCAAACTTTAACCCAGCGTCGTGCCCAAGTGCTTCAGGTGCTCGGCAACCGTTTAAGTAAGCTGCAGACCAAAGCGCAAACCTTTCACGATCGCCTCGGTCAATCTGACCGGGCTGACGAGATTAAGACCCAAGCCGATCTGCTCATGGCCCATTTGCAGGAGTGGCAACCGGGCTTGACTCAAATCGTGCTTCAGGATTTTGAAACCGGCGAACCGATAGCCATTCCCTTAGATCCAGAGCGCAACGCGGTGCAGAACGCCCAGTTGCTCTACAAACGGCATCAAAAGGCCCGCCGTGCCCGCGAGGCTGTCGAGCCTCTGCTCGCTCAAGTGGACGAAGAGATCCAGTATCTGGAGCAGGTCGAAGCTGCGGTTCAACAACTGGGGACCGAGAAGGCTGACCGACTAGCCCTAGACGAAGTCCGCGAGGAACTCATTCAGCAGAACTATCTAGAAGATCCTGACTACCGACCGGCCAAAGGAACACCTAGCTCGACTGCCGAATTTCACCATTACCGCACGCCTAGCAACCTAGAAATTCTGGTCGGACGCAATAACCGCCAGAACGACCTGCTGACCTTTAAGATCGCAACTGACTATGACCTATGGTTTCATGCTCAGGAGATTCCCGGTAGCCATGTGCTGTTACGCCTGGAACCTGGGCAGGTTCCTGACGAGGCCGACCTCAAGGCAGCGGCTGATGTAGCTGCCTATCACAGCCGAGCGCGGCAGAGTGAACAGGTGCCAGTGGTCTACGTGCACCCGTCCGATGTGCTGCGACTGAAAGGGTTTCGGCCCGGCATGATCACCTACCGCTCGCAGACTGTGATCTGGGGACAACCCAATCGGGTGAAAAGTCAGGAGACGTAA
- the remA gene encoding extracellular matrix/biofilm regulator RemA, whose translation MDNIRLINIGFGNIVSGNRVVAIVSPESAPIKRIISDARDRGQLIDATYGRRTRAVIITDSSHVILSAIQPETVANRFVIGKDSHSDE comes from the coding sequence ATGGACAACATCCGGCTGATCAACATCGGGTTCGGGAACATTGTGTCTGGCAACCGCGTGGTAGCAATTGTTAGCCCGGAATCCGCTCCTATCAAGCGTATCATCAGCGATGCTCGCGATCGGGGTCAGCTAATCGACGCGACCTATGGCCGTCGCACCCGTGCTGTGATCATTACCGACTCTAGCCATGTAATTCTTTCAGCCATCCAACCTGAAACTGTGGCGAACCGCTTTGTCATCGGCAAAGACAGTCACTCAGACGAGTAG
- the xth gene encoding exodeoxyribonuclease III yields the protein MRIATWNVNSVRTRLAHVSQWLQANPVDVLCLQETKVVDADFPQASFAELGYQAYFCGQKSYNGVALLSRTPLTEVSTGFVPVLGESVPDELEVQKRVITGVLEGIRIVNLYVPNGSEIGSDKYQYKLRWLQTLRQYLQAFLPDQDLLICGDFNIALEDRDIHDPKNRSNHIMASDPERQALRAVLELGFADAFRKFTAEAGHFSWWDYRSGSFQRNRGWRIDHHYLTPNLYQRATACTIDVAPRKLEKPSDHTPVIVDIQ from the coding sequence ATGAGAATTGCTACTTGGAACGTTAATTCAGTTCGGACTCGCTTGGCTCATGTCAGCCAGTGGTTACAGGCAAATCCTGTCGATGTCCTCTGTTTGCAGGAAACCAAAGTCGTTGATGCTGATTTTCCGCAAGCGAGTTTCGCCGAGCTAGGCTATCAGGCTTACTTCTGCGGTCAAAAATCCTATAACGGTGTAGCTCTGCTCAGCCGAACCCCGCTAACTGAAGTGAGTACAGGATTTGTGCCGGTTCTGGGTGAGTCTGTGCCTGATGAGTTGGAAGTGCAAAAACGAGTGATTACCGGCGTGCTGGAAGGCATCCGCATTGTTAATCTCTATGTGCCCAACGGCTCGGAAATTGGCAGCGACAAATATCAGTACAAATTGCGCTGGCTGCAAACCTTACGTCAATATCTGCAAGCCTTTTTACCCGATCAAGATCTGTTGATTTGTGGTGATTTCAATATTGCCCTAGAAGACCGAGACATTCATGATCCCAAGAATCGCAGCAATCACATCATGGCCTCGGACCCTGAACGCCAAGCCTTACGGGCTGTTCTAGAGCTGGGGTTCGCTGATGCTTTTCGCAAATTCACGGCTGAGGCGGGTCATTTTAGCTGGTGGGACTATCGCTCTGGCTCCTTTCAACGCAACCGAGGTTGGCGGATTGACCATCACTATCTCACCCCAAACCTGTATCAAAGGGCAACAGCTTGCACGATTGATGTAGCTCCTAGAAAACTTGAGAAACCCAGTGATCACACGCCAGTGATTGTTGATATTCAATAG
- a CDS encoding glycosyltransferase family 39 protein, translating to MNRWVFLLGWGLVLRAAIAAWLPPGFDEAYYFAYSLNPRLSYFDHPPLVAFTTGLGPWLTGEVSQFTIRLGTLLLYTASLYLLYLTSQKLFSNKVATLTLAIATVIPFFQVGFGVLTLPDTPLLFFWSASLYLAVNEFFAHSAIYRPSYRLVGLGLLLGLTCLGKYHGFILGLGLVAFCLTSSNHRSALKSPWTALAVVLFLSALTPVWLWNIQHDWVSFRFQATRAIPEAAYNPERLLGTFLVGIGCLFPTFGFPLWWVSLRTAFWRIVPSGFAKKNHNYSAHQSLIQQKQSLILWVSLPLILGFTLLGGYRPVLPSWHMPGFWGATLLLGAWVAQVQEKTPQRVHYWLWGSGVSIVLLFTVVLLHVNTGLLQKDGDQALLGGWVPVQSDASIQLTDIQQLRQGFAQSPQFSAELAKADFVFTNRFFLSGYVAMALAPLFTKPITCFDVDPRGFAYWSQAQQWLGKSALYVTSELYEGNLESLSRYQDYFAAMTHLGRITIRRGGADIQVFNIYRCEQQLRPYPWPYGATANLNS from the coding sequence ATGAATCGATGGGTGTTTCTGCTCGGTTGGGGGCTGGTGCTTCGAGCCGCAATTGCGGCCTGGTTGCCGCCCGGTTTTGACGAGGCTTACTACTTCGCATACAGTCTCAATCCCCGACTGAGCTATTTCGATCACCCGCCGCTAGTTGCCTTCACTACGGGTTTGGGTCCCTGGCTGACCGGTGAAGTCTCACAGTTCACCATCCGCTTGGGAACGCTGCTGCTTTATACAGCCAGCCTGTATTTGCTCTATCTCACGAGCCAAAAGCTTTTTTCCAACAAAGTAGCAACGCTCACGCTAGCGATTGCAACCGTCATTCCTTTTTTTCAAGTTGGCTTTGGCGTTTTGACCTTGCCGGATACGCCACTACTGTTTTTTTGGAGTGCCAGCCTCTATTTAGCGGTCAATGAGTTTTTCGCTCATTCTGCTATCTATCGGCCCAGCTATCGCCTAGTGGGACTGGGTCTATTGCTGGGTTTGACCTGTTTGGGCAAGTACCACGGTTTCATTTTGGGTCTGGGCTTGGTGGCGTTTTGCCTCACCAGTTCAAACCACCGCTCCGCCTTAAAATCCCCCTGGACAGCCTTAGCCGTCGTGCTATTTTTGAGCGCTTTGACCCCCGTGTGGCTGTGGAATATTCAACACGACTGGGTATCTTTCCGCTTTCAGGCAACCAGGGCCATTCCTGAGGCAGCTTACAACCCTGAAAGACTGCTGGGAACCTTCTTAGTTGGCATCGGTTGCTTATTTCCCACTTTCGGTTTTCCCTTGTGGTGGGTGAGTTTACGCACGGCATTTTGGAGGATAGTTCCGAGTGGGTTCGCTAAAAAGAACCACAACTACTCAGCTCACCAGTCCCTGATTCAACAAAAGCAAAGCTTGATTTTATGGGTGTCGCTGCCGCTGATCTTGGGGTTTACGCTGCTAGGGGGCTACCGTCCAGTCCTGCCCAGTTGGCACATGCCGGGTTTCTGGGGGGCAACGCTGCTGCTCGGTGCTTGGGTGGCGCAGGTACAGGAAAAGACACCCCAGCGAGTTCACTATTGGCTGTGGGGTTCAGGCGTGAGCATCGTCCTGCTGTTCACAGTTGTTCTGCTGCACGTCAACACTGGACTTTTGCAGAAGGATGGCGATCAAGCTCTGTTGGGTGGCTGGGTGCCGGTGCAGTCAGACGCTTCGATTCAGCTCACTGATATCCAACAATTGCGCCAAGGTTTTGCCCAGTCGCCTCAGTTCAGTGCAGAACTAGCTAAAGCTGACTTTGTATTCACCAATCGGTTTTTCTTAAGCGGTTATGTAGCGATGGCTTTAGCGCCGCTGTTTACCAAACCGATTACCTGCTTTGATGTTGATCCTCGCGGTTTTGCCTATTGGAGTCAGGCGCAGCAGTGGCTCGGCAAAAGCGCCTTATATGTCACCTCCGAGCTGTATGAAGGCAACTTAGAGAGCTTAAGCCGCTACCAGGATTATTTCGCGGCGATGACGCACTTGGGCCGTATTACAATCCGCCGTGGCGGAGCTGACATCCAGGTTTTTAATATCTATCGCTGTGAACAACAGCTGCGTCCTTACCCCTGGCCTTATGGTGCTACGGCAAACCTAAATTCATGA
- the rseP gene encoding RIP metalloprotease RseP, whose protein sequence is MFILAAIGVLALLIVVHELGHFLAARWQGIHVNRFSIGFGPILWKYQGQQTEYALRGFPLGGYVGFPDDDPDSTIPANDPDLLKNRPILDRAIVISAGVISNLLFAYIVLVTQVGFVGVPVGVQQPGITIQQTTVSAETPSAAQQAGLKAGDIVLQAGDQELGASEQVSQQFTQLIQSNGEKPLPLRVKRGDEVLDLTVQPQRVDDTYRIGVVIGPNAIVQYRRPQSLGELFSQATNEYQRQTLGILQGLGRLVSNFSETADQLGGPVRIVADASRYAQNDWRTLFTITAAISINLAIINILPLPALDGGQLSFLLVEAVRGKPLPETIQAGVMQTGLVMLLGLGVFLIIKDTLMLIAPGSVP, encoded by the coding sequence ATGTTCATTCTGGCGGCGATTGGGGTTTTAGCTCTGCTGATTGTGGTTCATGAACTGGGTCACTTTCTGGCAGCTCGCTGGCAGGGGATCCACGTTAACCGCTTCTCGATTGGCTTTGGGCCTATTCTCTGGAAGTACCAGGGACAGCAGACCGAGTATGCGCTGCGGGGGTTTCCCTTGGGTGGCTATGTCGGTTTTCCAGACGATGACCCTGACAGTACTATTCCTGCCAACGACCCTGACCTGCTAAAGAATCGTCCAATTCTGGACCGGGCGATTGTGATCAGTGCGGGTGTGATCTCTAACTTACTTTTCGCTTATATCGTCCTAGTAACCCAAGTCGGCTTTGTCGGCGTTCCCGTTGGCGTTCAGCAGCCAGGGATTACGATTCAGCAGACCACAGTTAGTGCTGAGACACCTTCGGCAGCTCAACAGGCTGGCCTAAAAGCCGGCGATATTGTGCTGCAAGCTGGAGATCAAGAATTGGGAGCCTCTGAGCAGGTCAGCCAGCAATTCACCCAGCTGATCCAGTCCAATGGCGAGAAACCCCTGCCCCTACGCGTCAAGCGGGGCGATGAGGTCCTGGACCTGACAGTTCAGCCGCAGCGGGTAGACGATACTTATCGGATCGGGGTCGTGATTGGCCCGAACGCGATTGTGCAGTACCGCCGTCCCCAAAGCCTGGGGGAGCTATTTAGTCAAGCCACCAACGAGTACCAACGGCAGACGCTTGGCATTTTGCAGGGCTTAGGGCGCTTGGTGAGCAACTTCAGTGAGACGGCAGACCAACTTGGCGGTCCCGTGCGCATTGTGGCTGATGCCTCTCGCTATGCCCAAAACGACTGGCGCACACTGTTCACGATCACCGCAGCCATCAGCATCAACCTGGCGATTATCAACATTCTGCCCTTACCGGCGTTAGATGGCGGCCAATTGTCATTTCTGTTGGTGGAAGCGGTTCGTGGTAAGCCCCTTCCGGAGACCATTCAAGCTGGCGTGATGCAGACAGGGCTGGTCATGCTACTAGGCTTGGGCGTGTTTCTGATCATCAAAGACACCCTGATGCTGATTGCCCCTGGTAGTGTTCCTTAA
- the nth gene encoding endonuclease III, which produces MAVARKLAAKKQRALEILMQLKRLYPEAPCTLNYETPVQLLVAVILSAQCTDERVNLVTPALFARFPDAQALANADPEELESLVRSTGFYRNKAKNIRAACHMILEDFNGKLPNRMEDLLKLPGVARKTANVVLAYVYDIHAGVTVDTHVKRLSGRLGLTDYQDPIRIERDLMKLLPQEDWENWSIRLIYHGRAVCNARKPNCGICELASLCPSAGIAEG; this is translated from the coding sequence ATGGCCGTTGCCCGTAAGCTCGCCGCTAAGAAGCAGCGGGCGCTAGAGATCTTGATGCAGCTTAAGCGTCTCTATCCCGAAGCGCCCTGCACCCTCAACTATGAAACCCCTGTGCAGTTGCTGGTGGCTGTGATTCTTTCAGCCCAATGTACTGACGAACGGGTCAACCTGGTGACGCCCGCTTTGTTTGCGCGTTTTCCAGATGCTCAAGCTCTGGCTAATGCCGATCCTGAAGAACTAGAAAGCCTGGTGCGCTCGACAGGCTTCTATCGCAACAAAGCCAAGAATATCCGGGCCGCCTGCCACATGATCTTGGAAGACTTCAACGGCAAGCTGCCCAATCGCATGGAAGACCTGCTGAAGCTGCCCGGTGTAGCCCGCAAAACTGCCAATGTGGTTCTGGCCTACGTTTACGATATTCATGCAGGCGTTACCGTGGACACGCACGTCAAACGGTTAAGTGGTCGCTTGGGGCTCACAGATTACCAAGATCCCATTCGCATTGAGCGCGATTTGATGAAATTGCTGCCTCAAGAAGATTGGGAGAATTGGTCGATTCGGCTGATCTACCACGGGCGAGCGGTTTGCAATGCCCGCAAACCGAACTGTGGTATCTGTGAATTGGCTTCTCTGTGCCCCAGTGCTGGCATTGCAGAGGGGTAA
- a CDS encoding response regulator transcription factor produces MTRVLVVDDDLEFAEILRILLEARGYKVQIAQDGLEALDILKDTVAPEPDIVVADVAMPNCNGLELCRQVRQSPGLEVLPFIFLSARTLPQDRVAGLLVGADDYLTKPFETEELILRIEKRMQRVQPNLPSDSEFLDNGQTQVAVDGPDQARELVNFLLAPGSPIAKLSTAEREIFYWVTNGLSNRQIAEKMHLSMRTVQGHVANIRVKLNLSNRGAIIQFAREHHLI; encoded by the coding sequence ATGACACGGGTTCTGGTTGTAGATGATGATCTTGAATTCGCCGAGATTCTAAGGATCTTGCTGGAGGCAAGGGGCTATAAGGTTCAAATTGCCCAAGATGGCTTAGAGGCCCTAGACATCCTCAAGGACACAGTAGCGCCAGAACCTGACATCGTGGTTGCTGATGTAGCCATGCCTAACTGCAATGGCTTGGAGCTCTGCCGACAGGTTCGACAGTCGCCGGGGCTTGAGGTATTGCCCTTTATTTTCCTATCTGCTCGTACTTTGCCCCAAGATCGCGTGGCAGGTTTATTGGTGGGTGCTGACGATTATCTGACCAAGCCCTTTGAGACAGAAGAGCTGATTTTACGCATTGAAAAGCGGATGCAACGGGTGCAGCCCAATCTACCATCCGATTCAGAGTTTCTTGACAATGGCCAAACCCAAGTAGCAGTAGATGGTCCTGATCAAGCTAGAGAATTGGTCAATTTCTTGCTTGCACCAGGATCACCCATTGCTAAGCTGAGTACCGCTGAACGAGAGATTTTTTATTGGGTAACTAACGGTCTCAGCAATCGGCAAATTGCTGAGAAAATGCATCTTTCTATGCGAACAGTACAGGGGCATGTCGCGAACATCCGCGTTAAACTAAATCTGTCGAATCGGGGTGCCATTATTCAGTTCGCTCGTGAGCACCATCTAATCTAA
- a CDS encoding LysR family transcriptional regulator: protein MKISQLQALVAVAEHRNFTEAALALNISQSAVSHAIASLEDELGVSLLSRGRHGAHPTGVGERIIRHAHKVLQLLDDISHEATLEKGLLGGTLCVASFRSAATHLLPPVIARFRSRFPHIAVSIIERDDYDEVDQVLREGRADIGLTYAPNSDEFDFWEITRDEYVVLIREPELPTSGQLTWEELTAHSFILSTGDGCTPLILRHCATAGHSLKVSYRVKEDSTILGMVAQGLGVAIMPRLATEPLPQGVAALSLPGHLERVIGVAILANALHSPAVFAFLDAVRGTGLFATKAHQKQVPALDGQLSALG, encoded by the coding sequence ATGAAAATTTCTCAGCTCCAGGCATTGGTAGCAGTAGCCGAGCACAGGAATTTCACGGAAGCAGCGTTAGCGCTCAATATTTCCCAGTCAGCAGTGAGTCATGCCATTGCCAGCCTTGAGGACGAACTGGGGGTGTCTTTATTATCTCGTGGTCGCCATGGGGCTCACCCGACCGGAGTCGGGGAGCGAATTATTCGGCATGCCCACAAGGTGCTTCAACTGCTGGACGATATCAGCCATGAAGCCACCCTAGAAAAAGGTCTGCTGGGCGGAACCTTGTGTGTGGCTTCGTTCCGAAGTGCCGCTACGCATTTGCTGCCACCTGTTATCGCTCGATTTCGCAGCCGCTTTCCCCATATTGCTGTCTCGATTATCGAGAGAGATGACTACGATGAGGTCGATCAGGTCTTGCGCGAGGGCCGAGCAGATATTGGTTTAACCTACGCGCCGAACTCTGATGAATTCGACTTCTGGGAAATTACTCGGGACGAGTATGTCGTCTTGATCCGAGAGCCAGAGCTGCCTACCTCCGGTCAGCTCACCTGGGAGGAGCTGACCGCACACTCGTTCATTCTGTCCACCGGCGATGGCTGCACGCCTTTGATCTTGAGGCACTGTGCCACCGCAGGACATTCCCTAAAGGTTAGCTACCGAGTCAAAGAAGATTCGACCATTCTGGGTATGGTGGCTCAAGGGTTAGGGGTGGCAATTATGCCCCGCTTGGCTACCGAACCCCTGCCTCAGGGCGTTGCCGCTCTGTCCTTACCCGGCCATCTCGAACGGGTGATTGGTGTGGCGATCCTGGCAAACGCCTTGCACAGTCCGGCTGTGTTTGCATTCCTTGATGCCGTTCGCGGCACAGGATTATTTGCGACCAAAGCGCACCAGAAACAAGTTCCGGCACTGGATGGACAACTCAGCGCCTTAGGATAG